One genomic window of Nicotiana sylvestris chromosome 10, ASM39365v2, whole genome shotgun sequence includes the following:
- the LOC138879599 gene encoding uncharacterized protein has product MEIWDAWANGKESPSAIPGFPELFPRASGTSNIPISYPNIPLGYPTISAHFAGTSCEYRPQVLASSAASNIFTTPPCSATTQPTLPRPNFDSSSFTFQAPSFQVEPPQFPTYTYPQSPQFEFVVGQEKTTKTPEQEDIVRKMRSMEQSLKNRNPLTNLKKKSSESFREYAVKWREQASRVKPLMDEVEMVIVFLQAQEADYFQNMMSAMGKPFVEAIKIGEMGGSGGIAKGKKREETFMAALGTRRNYTPRSLFLERTPQHYYPHQDLAYTPQPYSVMNTQPYVRPQQQANRNQAPLPRNQPPYQTHYNPHPPQNNFRPYEPPKRPNFTPIGETYSSLLPKLVQMGLLQPVPQTRQNPTSPTYRAGTRCAYHSGAKGHDTDDCWILKRAVENLIEQRKIVLRDEEVSNVTNNPIPAHNNGPVIGMICEDEEFDPALKAIIAIADKEKKPKVPSKQDKGEKKKETTPPKSEKNMEVETGATPLKDVVLYVPQGRKEKQMTLSPPRRFELNKTTQMYVPKGVYVMRGPIKPSRLNEPVVIGRAPQKPMKDPTAVPWNYNKTVVTYKGKEIPGKVQENNPIEKYSNLEEVNNATRKRFPPKKPVSAEEAKAFFQNMKMADYKVIDQLRKFPEQVSLLSLLMISAEHQKVLIQTLNEAYVPVDISVE; this is encoded by the exons ATGGAAATatgggacgcctgggccaatggaaaagaatcgccaagtgcgatccctggattccctgagcttttccccagggcaagtgggacctccaacatccccataagttatccaaatatCCCACTGGGGTATCCcaccatttcagcccactttgctggaacaTCTTGTGAGTATCGCCCCCAGGTTTTAGCTTCAAGCgcggcttcaaacatattcaccacGCCACCTTGTTCAGCTACAACACAACCTActttacccaggcctaactttgattcatcttccttcacatttcaagcaccatctttccaAGTGGAACCTCCTCAGTTTCCTACTTATACTTACCCTCAATCACCCCAATTTGAGTTCGTTGTGGGGCAAGAAAAGACCACCAAAACTCCCGAGCAAGAAGATATTGTgaggaagatgaggagtatggaacagagtctcaaaa ataggaacccattgacaaacttgaaaaagaaatcctcagaaagcttccgagagtacgcaGTTAAATGGCGTGAGCAGGCATCCAGGGTAAAGCCTCTGATGGATGAAGTTGAAATGGTCATAGTTTTCCTTCAAGCTCAGGAAGCTGACtacttccagaatatgatgtccgcaatgggtaaaccgttcgttgaagctatcaagattggcgaaatg ggtgggtctggaggaatagcaaagggaaagaaaagggaagaaacatTCATGGCAGCGTTGGGTACAAGGAGAAACTATACTCCCAGATCCCTTTTCTTAGAGAGGACCCCGCAGCACTATTACCCTCACCAAGATTTGGCCTATACTCCTCAGCCATACTCGGTCATGAATACTCAGCCTTATGtccggccacaacaacaagccaacaGAAATCAAGCTCCATTGCCTAGAAACCAACCtccttaccaaacccactacaaCCCCCAtcctccacaaaataatttccGCCCTTATGAACCGCCCAAGAGACCAAATTTCACACCAATTGGAGAAACCTACTCCAGCTTGTTACCAAAGCTTGTTCAAATGGGTCTGCTACAGCCTGTTCCTCAAActaggcaaaacccaacatcacccACTTACAGAGCCGGTACCCGATGCGCCTATCACTCAGGGGCAAAAGGGCATGACACGGATGATTGCTGGATTCTGAAGAGAGCCGTGGagaacttgatagaacaaaggaagatagtgtTGAGGGATGAAGAGGTTTccaatgtgaccaacaacccaattccagcccacaacaacgggccggtaattggaatgatttgtgaggatgaggaatttgacccagcattgaaggccatcattgccattgctgacaaagaaaagaaaccaaaagttcCCTCGAAGCAAgataaaggggagaaaaagaaagaaactacCCCTCCAAAGTCAGAGAAGAACATGGAAGTTGAGACCGGGGCAACGCCTCTCAAAGATGTTGTTCTCTACGTCCCTCAAGGCCGTAAAGAAAAGCAGATGACATTGAGTCCTCCGAGGAGATTCGAGCTGAACAAAACAACCCAGATGTATGTGCCGAAGGGGGTTTATGTGATGCGGGGGCCAATTAAACCATCAAGGCtaaatgagcccgtggttattggacgCGCGCCACAGAAGCCCATGAAAGATCCTACCGCTGTgccttggaactacaacaaaacggTGGTGACCTATAAAGGCAAAGAAATCCCAGgaaaagttcaagaaaataaccctATTGAAAAGTATTCCAatttggaagaggtgaacaaCGCTACTAGAAAGCGCTTCCCACCTAAGAAGCCCGTAAGTGCCGAAGAAGCGAAGGCTTTCTTCCAGAACATGAAAATGGCAGATTATAAGGTGATTGACCAGCTTCGAAAATTTCCCGAACAAGTCTCCTTGTTGTCTTTGTTGATGATCTCTGCCGAACATCAAAAGGTATTGATCCAGACCCTTAACGAAGCTTATGTGCCTGTTGACATTTCCGTAGAGTAG